GCTCATTGAGGATGCCGGGCGACAACCACCGGCTTCACAAAGTTATCTGGAACGCATTGTTGTGAAATCAGGGGGCAAAATTTTTTTCATCAACACCGAAGCGATTGATTGGATAGAAGCCGCAGATAATTATGTGCGGCTTCACGTCGGCAACGCTTCACACCTGGTGCAAGGGACGATGAATCGTCTGGAAAGCAAATTGAACCCGGAAGTTTTTTTGCGCATTCATCGCTCGACGATTGTCAACCTTCGGCGCGTTAAAGAACTGCAACCGCTGTTTCACGGCGAATATGTGATTACCCTTGCAAGCGGTAAAACCCTGACGTCGAGCCGCAGCTATCGCGATAAATTGCAACGCCTCGTGGCAAATGCTTTTTAAAGCGGTGACGATTTGCCCAATAAACCAAGCCACTCGCCAACCCATATTGCCCATTCGCCCAATTTGAATACAACCGCAAAAGCCCCTGGCGTATGCTGCAAACATAACCCCAGCGTCTTGGAATATTGAATTTTGTCGAGGAGCATATGATGAAAACCAGACAAGTGTATTCGCTAATCGCGGGTTTATTTTTACTGACCCTGTCGGCAATGGCGCAGAACAATGCCAAACCGGAAGCGCAAAAATTGAATGCCGGCGAAGCCGACCTTGCGGCAATCAAACAAACCGCGCTCGATTATGTTGAAGGCTGGTACGAAGGCAACCCCGAACGCATGGAAAGGGCTTTGCACCCCGAATTGGCAAAACGCATCGTGCGTACCGACCCGAAAAGCGGCAGAAGCCGTTTAGACCACATGGGCGCGATGGCATTGGTGCTCGGTGTGCGCGGTGGTGGCGGTAAAAATACGCCGAAAGAAAAACAGATAAAAGAGGTCTACATCCTCGATGTCTTTGGTAACACGGCAAGCGTTAAAGCGGTGATGTCGGATTGGATTGATTATCTGCACATCGCGAAATTTAATGGGCGTTGGGTGATTGTCAATGTATTATGGGAATTGAAACCGCAACAACAATAAATCACATTTTTGCACACGCAAGGCGAGAGCAAGGGAATGAAAAATAAAAGAACCGGTATATTTTTGCTGATTCATTTGTTGGTCATTGCGATGCCCATCAATGCGCAGGAATGGAATCAATGGCGCGGCGCATTGCGCAATGGGGTGGTGAGCGATTTTTCCGCGCCTGCAAACTGGGCGACCCCGCTCAAACAAATCTGGAAAACCCCGGTCGGCAGCGGCTATTCATCGCCTGTGGTGGCGCAATCGAAAATCTATCTTCACACCCGACGTGATGAACAAGAGGTAGTTTCCTGCATTGATTTGACCAGCGGCAAAATCGTCTGGAGTCAAAGCTACGCGGCGCAGTTTGCCAAAAATCAATATGCCGCGCGCATGGGCAAAGGACCGAATTCAACCCCGCTCATTTATGCGGGAAAACTCTACACCCTCGGCGTCACAGCGATTTTGTCGTGCTTTGATGCCAGGAGCGGAAAGCTTAAATGGCGCAAAGATTATTCGCCGTTTGTCGATACCTCGAAACTCTTTTGCGGAACCGCCATGTCGCCGGTTGTGGATAAAGACAAAGTCATCGTTCACGTCGGCGATGACCGCAAAGGCTGGGTCGTGGCTTTTGATGCCGAGAGCGGAAAAGAGAAATGGAAATGGGAAGGCGATGGTCCGGGCTACGCTTCACCGATTATTGTTGACCTCGAAGGCACCCGCCAGTTCGTCACCCTCACGGATAAATCGGTCATCGGCATAGCTGCGGACAGTGGGAAATTATTATGGAAATTTGCTCACGCCGACGAGTGGAATGAAAATATCATCACTCCTGTGTGGTATCAAAAGAGCCTGATTATTTCGGGCGTCAGACAAGGCACACGGGCAATTAAAATCGCAAAAACCGGCGAGAATTGGGCGGCTTCCGAACTCTGGCATAATCCCAAAGTTGCGATGTATATGAGTTCGCCGGTGCTGGATGGCGATTATCTGTATGGACTTTCGACCTTGAAAAAAGGGCAATTCTTCTGCGTCAACGCGCAGACCGGCGAAGCCCTCTGGATGACCGAAGGGCGCAATGCCAATAATGCCACGGTGGTTGCAGCCAGGAATTTTTTGTTTCTGCTTACCGATGATGCCGAGTTGATTGTAGCGGCAAAAGGCAGCAAAGGATTCGAGCAACTTGCGCGCTATACGGTTGCCGATAGCCCGACCTGGTCGCATCCGTTAATTTTTGGGAAACAACTTCTCATCAAAGACGAAAAGAATTTAACCTTGTGGCGTTTTCAATAATCCAGCCAGAACATCAACAGTTGAATCAACCAGAGGATGTTTATGGCAACCCCGCAATTCAATCAACCGCTATCGCGCCGTGATTTCATGTGTCGCGTAATGACCCCCGCTTCAACGCCACTTAGGAAAGCCAAAACTCATCCGGTCTCAAAAACCTGTGAAAGCCCCTGAATATTGCCGGTGATTTCACGAATTCTTGAGTGGGCTTTTCCGGTTAGTCTGTGGCGACGAAAAAATATTTTCTCCTCCTTTGCCCGCCGCCAAAACCGCAAGAATGTTCAAGACAACGCTTTTGCCTTTATTTAATTTCTATCGAGTGACCGTAAAGAAGCAGAAAATTTTTCAAGTATCAGAATTTTGATACCTGGTGTAAGGGGTTTACCGATGAATTCACAAAAACGATGGCTTATTAAAACCTTGGTTCTATTTTTTTTGATGGTGCAATTCGGCTTGATTGGTGTTGCTAATCCGACACCCATTGAATGCCGCAATGCACTCAACTCAACCACGACTGTGGGGTTTGATTCCGAACGCTGGCATATCAAAGACCCCAAGGGGCGCGTCGAAGAGCATCTCGGTCGCCGCAGCCTTTACCTCACCGCTGGCTACGCCTATTTGAAAGATGTGGAATTTGAAAATGGCGTGATTGAAGTCGATATTGCGCCGCCGACGCTCCGCTCGTTTATGGGTATCGTGTTCAGATTTGAAAGCGTCGATGAGCATGAAATTGTCTATTTTCGTCCGCACAAAAGCGGGCTTGATGATGCCGTGCAATACGCCCCTTCGCTCAACGGTTCAACCCCTTGGCAACTCTATAGCGGCAAAGGCTACACTACCGCGACCGATATTCCCAATCAACGATGGGTTCACGTGCGCATCGAAATCGCAGGGCTGGGCGGCAAGGTTTACTTAAATAATGCGCCGCAACCTGTGCTGGTTATCGAAGATTTAAAACGCGGCTACAGTCGGGGTTCCGTGGGACTCTGGGGCGGCGCAAACGGCGGGCACTTCGCCAATTTCACTTATACGGTTGAGCCGGTGAGCGCCAGACCTGAACGCCAACCGCAACCGATACCGGCAGCGATAATCAAACGGTGGGAACTGTCAGAGGCTTTTGAGGTCGAGAAAATCAACCCGGAAACGCTGCCTGCCGCCGCTGAGTTAAACAAATTGAAATGGGACAAAGCCAGTGTCGAAGCGCCCGGAATGTTGGTGATTAATCGCTATCGTCGAGCGCCGGAAATCGTGCGATTTTTCGTTAAACCCGAAGAACGCAGTGGAAAGCGTGAAGGTCGTAGAGCGGTGTATGCGCGGGCAGTGATTTATTCCGACCGCGGGCAAACCAAAAGAATGTCTTTCGGGTACAGCGATGAAGCGACGGTGTTTTTAAATGGTCAACCGCTGTTTACCGGCAAAAGCGCTTTTCGTTTTCGCGACCCGGGTTTTTTAGGAATTATGGATGTGGAAAACGATGCGGTCTATTTGAACCTGAAAAAAGGTCGCAATGAACTCATTCTGGGGGTTGCGGATTATTTCGGCGGCTGGGGGTTGATTTGCCGTTTGGATGATCTACAGGGCATTCGGCTCGAATAAAAGATTAAAAATCGCATTAGCTCTCTCGGAATACTTCAACTGAAAGCGCGATTATTTTAACCAGATGTGAAGCGAAGAGCCAAAGCCTCTCCTGAAGGCAAATAACTAGTCCGTTACTCTTCGCTTCACCTATTCTGTAATCATCGTGCCCGCGCCTTCATCGGTGAAGACTTCATAAAGCAAGGCATTGCGCTTCGACCCGTTGATAATGTGGGCGCTGCGCACGCCGCGACGAATGAGGCTGGCGATTGCGGCAATTTTGGGAAGCATGCCTGCCGACACCACTTTGTTTTTCACTAAGGCTTCGGCTTCATCAACCGTGAGGCGTGAAATGCGCGAAGCCGGGTCGCCTTTATCACGCAGAATGCCGTCAACATCGGTCATCAGAATCAATTTTTCCGCCTGTAATTTTGCGGCGATTTCCGCAGCGATGGTATCGGCATTGATATTGTAAACATTGCCTTGTTCATCTGCGCCAAGCGAGGAAATCACCGGGATGTAATCGTTATCCAACAACAATTCAAGCAAGCGCACATTGATGTCAACAATGTCGCCGACGTGCCCGAAATCAACGGTTTCGATTTGCCCGGTCGCTTCGTTGAGAATTTTTTTTATCTCGCGCCGTTTCGCATGAATGATGTCGCCATCAATCCCTGAAAGCCCGACGGCTGCGGCTCCAGACTTTCTGAGCGCCGCGAGAATATCCATGTTGATTTGTCCTGCGAACACCATCTTGGCGATTTCCAAAGTCTCGTCATCAGTGACGCGCCGCCCGTTGATAATCGTCTGCGCGATGCCTAACCGTTCGGCGACGTTGGTGAGTTGTTTGCCGCCGCCGTGAATCACCGCGACGTGAATGCCGACCTGTTCGCAAAGCGTAATCTCTTCGGCAAGCGCCGCGAGTTGGTCAAAATTTTCGGTGATTTTGCCCGATAGTTTGACGACGAATTTTTTATTCTTGAAACGTTGAATGTAAGGTAACGCTTCGCGCAGCAAATCTAATCGTTCGTTTATCATCAGCCCTCGCTTAATTGCGGATTGCGGATTGGTAACTCAGCGATTGCCTGTTGGCGAATGGCTGGCTTGCGAGACGGCAGCGATTTTGCAGAACCGCAAACGCATCGGTTCGCGCTGTAAAATAACTTCTTCAATCAATCCGCATTTCGCAATCCGCAATCCGCAATTAAAGAATTGATGCCAGCACCGCCTTTTGTACATGCAGGCGATTTTCCGCTTCATCAATTGCCGCCGATTGCGCGCCGTCTAAAACGGCGTCGGTGACAATGACATTGCGGCGCACCGGCAGACAATGCATAAACCAACCCGCATCGGTTGAGCGCATCACCGCTTCATCTATGCGCCAGTGTTTGTATTGTTCACGCGCGGCAATATCGCCCGCCGCGTTGCCGTAAAAATCTTTGCTGCCCCAGCTTTTCGCATAAATGATTTTTGCGCCCGCTGAGGCTTCGCGGTAATCGCGTGAAATCTCGACGTTTCCGCCGTTGGCGTTGGCGGCGTTATGCACTTGCTGCATAATCTCGTCGCCCAAATCGTATTCCGGCGGACAGGCGATGGTTAAATCCAGACCGAATTGCGCGGCGATGAGCGCAAATGAATTGGGCACCGCCATCGGGAGTGTCCGTGGATGCCATGCCCAGGACAACACGACTCGCTGATGATTGAGGGAGCCGAGTTTTTCACGAATCGTCATAATGTCAGTAAGCGATTGAAACGGATGAAAGCGCGACGACTCTAAATTGAACACCGGCACATCGCTGTATTTAGCAAAACCGCGCACCACACGGTCTTGCATATCTTCTGCAAACTCCTGCATCTCTGGAAAGGCGCGAACTCCTATGGCGGTGACATAACGCGACAGCACGCGCGCCGCTTCGATGATGTGTTCGGCTTTGTCTGTATCCATCACCACGTTTTCGCGGTACTCCAGATTCCAGGTGCCTTTGCCAATATCCAATGCAGTGGCATTGCCGCCGAGTTCATAAATCGCAATCTCCATAGAGGTGCGGGTGCGCAGCGAAGGGTTGAAAAAAATCAATGCAACGCTGCGTCCCGCAAGCGGTTTCTCGTTGTATTCGCGGGCTTTCATTTTCGCCGCGAGGTCAATCAGCGCGGTGAGTTCGGCGGTGGTGAAATCGCCTGTGTTTAAAAAATCTTTGCCTTTAATGTTCATCCTGTTTTGTAAGTTGTTACTCTCCTTTTAAACCGGAACCCCTGTGGCTTTCACATTGCTGATGGTTTCCAGGGCTTCCTGCAAATCGCCGATGATGTCTTCGACCGGTTCGAGTCCCGCGCTGATGCGAATGCCGCCGGGGTCTATGCCAGCCTTTTGCTGTTCTTTTGCAGGAATCACCGAATGAGTCATCGACGCCGGATGCTCAATCAGGGTGCGAACCTGTCCAAGCGAAACCGCAAGCGTAATGGTCACGGCATTGTCTGCGAGGTAATCCATCATCTGGCGTCCGGCTTCGCGCGCCGCTTCGGCTGCGCCTTTCAAGACGAAATAAATCATGATGCCGGGCGAAAAATTACCGTTGATGTCAACCATCTGCCGACGCGCAAGCTCATACTGCGGATGGCTTTCGAGTCCCGGATAATAGACGCGCTCGATGAGTGGATGGGCTTCGAGAAACTGGGCAATCCGCATCGCCGATTCAATCTGTTGACGTGAACGTATGGCAAGCGTCGGCAAGCCATGCACCAGCGGTTGCCAGGCGGAACGCGGGCTGAGCGACGCGCCGAAATCTTTGCGAAACAGCAACACATCCGGTTCAAGCAGTTCGGGACCAATCCACACGCCACCCATATCCGTGCCAAATCCGCCGATGTTTTTCGTCAGCGAATGACAGACGACATCCGCGCCAAGCGTCAGCGGTCTTTGCGAAAACGGCGTCGCAAAAGTGTTATCCACGACGATGAAAACTTTACGCGATTTGCCGCGCTGGCGATTTACGCGCTCAACTGCCGCGCGAATCGCCCCGATGTCAATGATTTCAAGCGTTGGATTGGTAGGCGTTTCAAAATAGATGACCATCACATCATCGGTTAAAAGTTTTTCGACTGCATCGACCTGTTTCATATCAACCAGTTTCGCTTTGACGCCGAAACGCGGCATCCAGTTCGTCAGCAGCGAATAGGTGCAGCCATAAAGATTTTGATGCGCCAGAATGGTGTCGCCGGTTTTGACCAACACACCGAGCGCCGCGCTGATTGCCGCCATTCCGGTTGAAAAACAGACGGCGCATTCGCCTTCTTCAATCGCCGCGAGTTTGTCTTCGAGCATCGAACGCGAAGGTTCGTCCAGCCGGTCATAGATATAAATCGGCGGATGGGTGTGGCGGTTAAATTCGGGATTGGCGAAATGCTGAAAACCTTCCGCGCCGCGTTCCGCGCTCTCTAAACGATATGCCGCAGACGCGGAAATCGGCGGAATGATGTGGTCTTTGTAATCCCAGTGAACCGAATAAAAATCACCATGAATCAGGCGAGTCTCTTTTTGATATTTGCGACGAGATTTTTTTTCTTCGCTCATCACTTGCGCTCCTTTGGAAGAAATTCTCGTGCCTGCTTATATGATGATTGTCGAAAGCGCCTGCAAAAACAAGTCTATCTCTTGGCGCTTTAAGGTAAGCGGCGGCAACAGTCTGAGGACGCTCGCATCGTCGGCAAGCCCGGTGATGATTTTCTTTTCAAGCAAGCCCTGTTGATAGGGCTTTGCCGAATCGCTTGTGAATTTGATACCGATGAGATAACCAAGCCCGCGAACCTCTTCGACGAAATCGAGATTGCGGAGTTCATTCAATAAATAGGCAGAATTGACGCGAACATTTTCCAAAAGGTGTTCATCACGTATCACATCAATGGTCGCTTCAAGCGCGGCTGAGGCGATGGGTCCGCCGCCAAAGGTGGTTCCTAAATCGCTGGTCTTGATATGCGCGGCAATGGTTTCAGTCATCAAGACTGCCCCCATCGGGATGCCACTGGCAATACCCTTTGCGGTCGAAATCATATCGGGTTGCACACCGAAATGACCTGCAAAGAAAAATTCGCCGGTGCGCCCCATGCCGGTTTGCACTTCGTCGTAAATGAGAAACGCGCCGTGCGTGTCGCAGAGTTCGCGCAAGGCTTGATAAAACGCCGCGTCACCCATGCGCGCGCCGCCCATCGATTGAATCGGCTCCAGCAGAATCGCCGCCGTATCGGAATCCATCAAGGCTTCAACCGAACCAATGTCGCCGAATTTGGCATAGACGTGACCGTCGAGCATCGGGCGCGCGCCTTCGCGATATTTCGGAAGCCCGGTTGCCGCAAGCGACCCCGGCGTGCGCCCGTGAAAACTGCCGTCAAACGAAATGACTTTCAATTTGCCGGTGATTTTGCGGGCGAGTTTGATGGCGTTTTCGTTGGCTTCGGTTCCCGAATTTACGAAAAAGACTTTGGCGAAAACCCCGGGCGCGCATTCGATAAATTTTTTCGCGGCGCGCGCCCGCGTATCGTTATAAACCAGATTGGAATAAAAAATAATTTTCGCTGCCTGGTCGCTGATGGCTTGCACGATGCGCGGATGTGAATGCCCCGTTGAGACAACAGCGTGTCCACCATAAAGGTCTAAATATTTTTCACCTTCCGTGGTGTACACCCACACGTCTTCGCCGCGTTCGATAACGAACGGAAATTTTTTATAAGTTGCGACCTGATATTTTTCTTCAACGTCAATGATGTTTTCTAATTTTGGTTGCATAGAGATTTGTCCATAGTCGGTAGCCAGTAGTCGGTAGCCAGTAGTTTGAATCTTGCTACGGACTCCTGACTACTGACTGTTAAGGATTGGTTCCGGCAACGACCAGACTGGTTCGTTCTTCAACGGCGAACATCAAGTTCATATTTTGAATCGCCTGTCCCGCCGCGCCTTTGACTAAATTATCGAGCGCCACGAATACGACAACCGTATCGCCGCTTGCTGCCCATCCGATGTCTGTAAAGTTAGTGCCCTTGACCCAATTAATATCGGGCGAGCCACTGACGAGACGAATAAAAAATTCGTTGCCGTAAAAATCGCGCAGAATGCCGCCGACTTCGTCATGCGTCATCGCTACACGCGTGGTGAAATAGATTGAAGCGAAGATGCCGCGCACCGTTGGCAGCGAATGCGTCTGCATAATGAGCGTTGCATCCTGCGACCAGTCGCTGTTGACCGACGAGAGCAGTTGTTCAACTTCGGGTTGATGCTGATGCTCCAGAATTTTATAGGCGTAAAAACTGTTGGCGCGTTTCGGATGATGCGTGCCGGCGGCAGCTTTTGCGCCCGAACCGGATGAACCGGTCTTCATATCGGCGATGATTTTTCCGGTCACCATTCCCGAAGCGATGAACGGATACAATCCAAGCTCAAGCGCCGTTGCAAAACAACCGGGATTGGCAATGCGCGAAGCCTGTTTGATTTGTGTGCGATTGACCTCGGTGAGTCCGTAAACAAACTGGCGTTGCGCGTCCATCGCCGAATGCTCGCGCCCGTAGGCTTCTTTGAAAATGTCCGCATCGGTTAAGCGAAAATCCCCCGATAAATCAACGATTTTTACATTCGCAGGAATTTGCGGCACGATGTCCATCGCCTGACCATGCGGCAATCCTAAGAAAACACAATCGAGGTCTGCGAAATCGCGCGTGTCATGGGTCGAAGCAAAAGTTAAATCCGTCAGCTTCGCTAAATTGGGATGCACCGCATCAACCCGTTTGCCCGCGTGTTCATTCGCTGTTACCAGTTTGATTTCGACCTGCGGATGAAATAACAGGAAGCGCAACAATTCGCTTCCGCCGTAACCTGAGCCGCCGATAATGCCGATTTTTATCATGTCAACTTCCTGAAGATTTATTCACCACAGAGACCCAGAGCAAATAAAAAATATAACCCGGTTTGAATGATTCTTTTCTTCTCTCTATTAAATATCTCAGTGCCTGGGTGTCTCTGTAGTTATCTTATAAAATCCTGAGGTTCCAATTATTGACCTTGTTTTGAACAATCTGCGCCAGCCGTTCGCCCGTATGCACAGCATTAGCAGCTTCGAGTCCGAGTTCGGTTCGCACATACGCTGCGCCCATCTGCGAATCGGTGACTGCGCCGGATACCACATCAATCTTGACGCCGCGTCTTGCCAGCAGTTCGCGCCCGCCCCACGCGCCGACGAAATCGCTGGCGCAAAACACCAATACGGCAGTCGCTTTCATTAATTCATCGTCGGCGAAAATCGTATCGACGCCGTAACCGCCTAAAATGCCATCACCCATTTCGATGACGATGCAATCGGGTTCCTCTTTGCAGAGTTCGTTTATCACCCCTTTGGCGATGGGCGCGAGGTTATCGACATTTACCGTCGAAGGCAGCCCGCAATCGAGAAAACTCAGAGTTTTCACCGCCCCGTGGTCGTGCATATTCAAAGTGTCGCGCAAACAGGCAACGCCCGAAAGCTTCGCTGCGGCAACCCGCATTCCTGCGCGCGCCAGATGCTTGATGATTTCGGTTGCCGCATAAGTTTTGCCGGAATTCATACAGGTTCCCGCGACCATAACGATTGGTGTAGTGATTTTAGCAGTCGGCAGCGGCGCAATCGCGTTTTCCGAAATGTTTAAAATTTTTCCGGCGCGCACCGGCATGCCGATGACTTCGACTTCGATGGCGTTGCTCAAACTGTGATGATGCCCTTTGCATTCGCCGACGAGTCCGCCGAGATTCAATAGGTGCAAACGGTCGCCCGCTTTGATGGATTGGGGCACATCGCCGATGAAACCTTTCAAAGCGCGCCGGAAACCTAAAACGCCCGCGATGATGTCGCCCGGATTGATTTTCGCCATTCTGCCTGTAACCAATTCAAGGGTGTTGTAAGTTGCGTTGTCGGTAATCGTGCGCACGATGACGACGTTGCCGGCGTGGGCTTCGCAATCTTTGGTGATTTCCAGATCGTGCGAGAGGTGCAGATTCACCGTAGCCGACGCGACTTTATCCACACGCACCAGGTGTAAATCGGTGGCATATTGATTTTCGCTTTCATCCATCGTAGAGGTCAGTTTTTCTTTGGCTTGTAACATGGTCTTCTCTCCTTGAAGAAACGATGAACGATGAGTTCGGATTCATTTCAAAAGTTCATCGTTCATCGTTCATCGTTATTTTTGTTCGGCTGCGAGTTTTCTCAGTCTCAATCTCAAAGCATTCAACTTGATAAAGCCTTCGGCATCGCGCTGGTTGTAAACCGTATCGCGTTCAAAGGTGGCGAAAGCTTCCGAGTAGAGCGAGTAGGGCGATTGGCGACCGACCACCGTGCAATTGCCTTTGTAAAGTTTCAGACGCGCTGTGCCTGTGACATTCTTTTGCGTCTCATCCAAAAGCGCGCGAATCGCTTCAAACTCCGGCGTGTACCAGAAGCCGTAATAGATCATTTCGGCGATGCGCGGCGCGAGCGAATCTTTGAGGTGCATCACTTCGCGGTCTAAGGCGAGCGATTCGACGGCGCGATGCGCGGCGTGCAAAATCGTCGCGCCCGGCGTTTCATACACGCCGCGAGATTTCATGCCGACGAAACGATTTTCGACAAGGTCAACCCGACCGACGCCATGTTCGCCGCCGATTTTATTCAGACGGTCAAGCAAAGCGGCGGGCGACAGCGGTTCATGGTTGACGGTCACGGGTACGCCCGCTTCAAATCCGACCTCGACATACTCGGCTTTGTCCGGCGCGTCTTCGGGCGCTTTCGTCAAGATGAAAATTTCTTTCGGAGGTTCCGCCCAGGGGTCTTCGAGAATGCCGCCTTCATAACTGATGTGCATTAAATTGCGATCCATCGAATAGGGTTTATCTTTGGTGGCGGTAACCGGAATGTTGTACTTTTCGGCATAAGCAATCAGGTCTGAACGCGATTTGAATTCCCACTCGCGCCACGGGGCAATGACTTTGATTTGCGGCTCCAAAGCGTAATAGGTGAGTTCAAAGCGCACCTGATCATTGCCTTTGCCGGTTGCGCCGTGGGCGACTGCCTGCGCTCTTTCTTTTCGAGCGATTTCGATATGGCGTTTGGCAATCAGCGGGCGGGCAAGCGAGGTGCCCATCAAATAGACGCCTTCGTACACGGCGTTGGCTTGAATCGCCGTGAAGACGAAATCGCGCACGAACTCTTCGGTTAAATCTTCGACATAAAGTTTCGATGCGCCCGTGGCTTTGGCTTTTTCATCAAGCCCCGTGAGTTCTTCGGCTTGCCCGATATCTGCGGCGTAGCAGACGACTTCGCAACCATAGGTCTCTTTGAGCCAGCGCAAAATCACCGAAGTGTCGAGTCCGCCGGAATACGCCAGCACGACTTTCTCTATTTTTTCATCAGACATTTATCATTCCTCCAAAAATGTTTAGAGGCGGCGTCGAGCCGCCCGCATATGAATCGCATTCAATGAATAAAAATTTCAACGGCTGAGGCGAGGCTTTGACAGCCCAAAAAGTTTCCGTATCGCCTGAATTGCCGCTTTTTGATTTGCCAAATCTTTCACCGCAATAAACACCGTGTCATCGCCCGCCAGCGTCCCGACGATGGTTTTGAGATTCGCGTAATCAATTTTCAAAGCCACAGGTTGCGCCTGTCCCACTTCAGTTTTCAGCACGATGAGATGATCGCCTGCCGTATTCAACTCAATTCTCGGCAGGGTAACGCCCGCGCCGTTCAGTTGCGGGGCGACATAACGCCCGCCGAGTTTGGTGAGGCGCAGTTCGACAATATCGCGCGAGACGCTTGATTGGGTCGCATCAATGCCGCGCGCCGACAGGCGTTTAACCAGTTCTTCCTGGGTGCCGACGGCGTGCGCTTTGATAATTTCAAGTATCTTTTTCTGCCGCTCTCTTTTCATAAGTCATTTCGGTTTATGCAAAAGTTTGCATATTTTTTGCATAAACATTCAAAAAGATGAATAAGTATGCACTTTAGTTGCGGCTGCGTCAAATCTTTTTTTTGAGAAAATTGATCTTGAGGAGTACGGCTTATCGTTTCGGAGAATTATTAGGGATTGAGGATTCAGCAAAAAGTTTTAAAACTTGAGCGGATGGATAGGTTGACAAAGATGCAACAGCATTTGCCAACTCTATTGGAAGCAATCCATTTTCATGCTTACTGCTTAATATATTGGGTAAGGTCTGCAAAATACGACTCAACCCTATAACATTATCTAACCTTGGGTTTGAAATAAAGTTTTTCATTTCGCAACTAACTGGAATTGTAAGTACAAAGCGATAACGTTCACCGATTGTAACAAAGGCTTTTGCTCCGTAATTTGTATCTTGACCATATAAATAGGCAGTGTTTGAGGAACGGTGTTGAATTTCCTCACAGATATATTCGTGGTTCGGAATGAATATATGATTGGCAGGCGCATTTCTTCCAATTAGATTTAAGTAATCAACAAATGTTCCCGTTTTTTCTTGACCTATGAGGTAAATAGGAACGTTTTGCTCAAGCGCAAATAGGAAAAAACGACGAATCGGCGCAACTAATTTTGAGTAGTGAGCGCGAAGTTGTAAGGGGCCATCTTTCAAAAATAAACACCGCCGTAATATTTGGCGATTGGTTTCCCAAAAATGTCGTACCCCTGTGAAAAGGAGCAGTAATTCGTGGATGTTCATATAGGCTGACGCAACGGTTTCACGAGCCGCTTCTTCTGCCATTTCAAGGTGAAAACCAAGC
This genomic window from Acidobacteriota bacterium contains:
- the argC gene encoding N-acetyl-gamma-glutamyl-phosphate reductase, with the protein product MIKIGIIGGSGYGGSELLRFLLFHPQVEIKLVTANEHAGKRVDAVHPNLAKLTDLTFASTHDTRDFADLDCVFLGLPHGQAMDIVPQIPANVKIVDLSGDFRLTDADIFKEAYGREHSAMDAQRQFVYGLTEVNRTQIKQASRIANPGCFATALELGLYPFIASGMVTGKIIADMKTGSSGSGAKAAAGTHHPKRANSFYAYKILEHQHQPEVEQLLSSVNSDWSQDATLIMQTHSLPTVRGIFASIYFTTRVAMTHDEVGGILRDFYGNEFFIRLVSGSPDINWVKGTNFTDIGWAASGDTVVVFVALDNLVKGAAGQAIQNMNLMFAVEERTSLVVAGTNP
- a CDS encoding argininosuccinate synthase — its product is MSDEKIEKVVLAYSGGLDTSVILRWLKETYGCEVVCYAADIGQAEELTGLDEKAKATGASKLYVEDLTEEFVRDFVFTAIQANAVYEGVYLMGTSLARPLIAKRHIEIARKERAQAVAHGATGKGNDQVRFELTYYALEPQIKVIAPWREWEFKSRSDLIAYAEKYNIPVTATKDKPYSMDRNLMHISYEGGILEDPWAEPPKEIFILTKAPEDAPDKAEYVEVGFEAGVPVTVNHEPLSPAALLDRLNKIGGEHGVGRVDLVENRFVGMKSRGVYETPGATILHAAHRAVESLALDREVMHLKDSLAPRIAEMIYYGFWYTPEFEAIRALLDETQKNVTGTARLKLYKGNCTVVGRQSPYSLYSEAFATFERDTVYNQRDAEGFIKLNALRLRLRKLAAEQK
- a CDS encoding arginine repressor, with translation MKRERQKKILEIIKAHAVGTQEELVKRLSARGIDATQSSVSRDIVELRLTKLGGRYVAPQLNGAGVTLPRIELNTAGDHLIVLKTEVGQAQPVALKIDYANLKTIVGTLAGDDTVFIAVKDLANQKAAIQAIRKLFGLSKPRLSR